From Fusarium oxysporum f. sp. lycopersici 4287 chromosome 13, whole genome shotgun sequence, one genomic window encodes:
- a CDS encoding lactate 2-monooxygenase, with amino-acid sequence MSCFDLPRLSPIFKMSDPRSPHLKNRDTPPWGLYQRENFWKLNNGHVPPFNTHPDKLEELAKKKLTENGWLYASSNAGLSDTHLANRQAFFRHKIVPRQLVNTNERSTRTTIFGHEVSAPFGIAPIGINKIYHPQGELPVAKVAGELGIPYSLSTAGSCPVEDVAEANEAGRKVAQNSEESRRIPEGPRFFQLYMPHDDELTLSLLKRAYESGFSACILTTDTWQLGWRHDDVATSNYAFYRGIGADLGLSDPIFQKRLAEHGIDPKNQPAEAGALWIDNVWHGRAWSWEKAVWAREKWQEISGGKPFLIKGIQRVDDAVKAADLGFEGIVVSNHAGRQVDGAIGSLDALEQIAEKVGDRIVVTFDSGVRGAADIVKALALGAKFVFVGRLWIWGLSIMGEHGVRHVLKGLLADLDILMNVAGLNKVEDIDKSLIQSQPVSCKSKL; translated from the exons ATGTCTTGTTTTGATCTACCCAGACTTTCACCAATTTTCAAAATGTCGGATCCCAGGTCGCCGCATCTCAAGAATCGCGATACCCCTCCCTGGGGCCTTTACCAGCGCGAGAACTTTTGGAAGTTGAACAATGGCCATGTTCCACCATTTAACACGC ATCCTGATAAACTTGAAGAActcgccaagaagaagctgacGGAAAATGGCTGGCTCTACGCATCATCCAACGCTGGCCTGTCAGATACCCATCTCGCGAACCGTCAGGCTTTCTTCCGACATAAGATAGTTCCTCGTCAGCTTGTAAACACCAATGAGCGATCTACCAGAACTACCATTTTTGGCCATGAGGTCTCTGCGCCGTTTGGAATTGCGCCTATTGGGATCAACAAGATCTATCATCCGCAAGGCGAGCTTCCTGTTGCTAAGGTCGCCGGTGAACTTGGCATTCCTTACAGTCTCTCGACTGCGGGCTCCTGTCCGGTTGAAGATGTCGCTGAAGCAAATGAGGCTGGTCGGAAGGTTGCACAGAATAGCGAAGAGAGTCGCCGCATCCCTGAGGGCCCTCGATTCTTCCAGCTCTATATGCCTCATGATGACGAGCTAACGCTGTCATTACTCAAGAGAGCATATGAATCTGGGTTTTCGGCATGTATCTTGACAACGGATACGTGGCAACTCGGATGGCGACATGACGATGTTGCGACGTCTAACTACGCCTTCTACCGCGGCATCGGTGCCGACTTGGGTCTGTCGGACCCCATCTTCCAGAAGCGTTTGGCCGAACATGGCATCGATCCAAAGAATCAGCCCGCAGAGGCTGGAGCACTCTGGATCGACAACGTTTGGCACGGCCGCGCATGGTCTTGGGAGAAAGCTGTCTGGGCGCGAGAGAAGTGGCAGGAGATAAGCGGCGGAAAACCGTTCTTGATTAAAGGCATTCAGCgcgttgatgatgctgtgaAAGCAGCTGATCTGGGTTTTGAGGGTATCGTCGTCAGTAATCATGCTGGACGCCAGGTTGATGGAGCGATTGGGAGTCTTGATGCTCTGGAACAGATTGCTGAAAAGGTCGGCGATCGTATCGTTGTTACTTTCGATAGCGGTGTCAGAGGAGCTGCTGATATTGTCAAGGCTCTTGCTCTGGGCGCCAAgtttgtctttgttgggAGATTGTGGATCTGGGGACTTAGTATCATGGGAGAGCATGGAGTCAGGCACGTGTTGAAGGGACTGTTGGCAGATCTGGATATCCTGATGAATGTCGCGGGGTTGAATAaggttgaagatattgataAGAGTCTTATACAATCCCAGCCTGTAAGCTGCAAGAGCAAGCTATAG